From Anopheles funestus chromosome 3RL, idAnoFuneDA-416_04, whole genome shotgun sequence, a single genomic window includes:
- the LOC125768044 gene encoding protein transport protein Sec31A isoform X4 produces MKVKELQKMVNVAWSPAQQVPIMLAAGTAAQQLDASFSTAASLELYSINLADPSYDLELKGSQPSTHRFHKLLWSPLAGTAGEPGTAPSGLITGGCESGVLQVYNVAQLLAGQNALVAQQEKHQGAVRSLDYNPFQHNLVASGASESEIFIWDLNNTAVPMSPGAKVTPHEDVQGLAWNRQVQHILASVFPSRCVIWDLRKNEPIIKLSDTQSRIRWRVAQWHPEVATQLWLASEEDQSPTVQLWDLRYATAPAKSFQIHNRGVLGLTWCPKDHDLVASCGKDNRIICWNQNTEDPNGEVLSELATTNQWNFDVSWCPRNPALIAGSSFDGNVTIYSIHGGVHQQVQTSNKIADSFPGMENIGHEPSQSVPVQSHGAVSNDLKRPARWMRRPSGACFGFGGKLVTFNGNSRTVTVNQVITDPELMERSNQLERVLNEGNFVEYCRQKADQTTDQHSTFMWYFLKANFENDPHAEMLNLLGYQSEDMANKFKKYVVEGPKNDDTNAVDGLSDQMAGLSRNNSTETETSTDESTDLSITDNNAVFDAIAAGGKQSDSEKTSTEKQNGTGGEIPYKIRTGQDKEGLICEALLTGNLEAAIELCMQTGKTSEALILAMNSGSDLLAKVQYRYLHDNENYLSNLISALVLCDWTGVVTQCTIDSWKEALVAAITHCKHQMPLLCERLGERLQREAGSNVELARNAILCYICAGSTERLVEAWPLSKGTQPTGGDMAGEEELDKNNNNNRDLQELVEVSMLLQKALEKQGRSTPAVGKLADLLSQYASLLAAQGSLSSALTYLGNSTDPEMEELRERLYYALGHKTYAPVGTSRSQYASQQQPPFNPMFPTIGQAAKMKSYGQSVPSVPVPTLNTASTMPQQPSWSTSPFQQPPMGMAPVANTVAPPPLAAKPPVGPPPVATNNDLSQPPRPSSVSSQSGGSTLGRAKYVLDPSVTSGSNYGQQSSNFYNPMAYQQQQQPNVPVGGVINQPPQQQPSFYNPSSAAGQTNNFKPFTPAPLVQSSPYIPGISPLDVTQQQQQSGMGYPPPPPQAAAPPMANVQRNPTPPPGWNDPPALKSNSRPQPKVESNVMAPITSPLPAGLAPSNGYPDPNSNYMQGNTGQQSYMAPQPTMYNPTMSGPTSNAAGLPPQSNTINYQNFQQTLPSTYQQTGPVPGQGGMFYPGQQAVGQPMDGAQPAMQPAAPEPPKQKPPLPEQYVFMQTVFEELKKQCVASAGNPQTKRKLEDVSKRLEMLYDLLRENRLSQNTLNSLNQLVALIQAGDYANGIGLHTQMVSGPDFSQIASFMPGIKVLLQSAMQLQVYLR; encoded by the exons ATGAAGGTGAAGGAGTTGCAAAAGATGGTGAATGTGGCATGGTCGCCAGCTCAGCAGGTCCCGATCATGCTGGCCGCGGGTACGGCAGCCCAGCAGCTGGATGCTTCCTTCAGCACGGCGGCTTCCCTCGAACTGTACTCGATTAATCTGGCCGATCCAAGCTATGATTTAGAGCTGAAGGGCAGTCAACCGAGCACACACCGTTTTCACAAGCTGCTCTGGTCACCGTTGGCCGGTACAGCCGGTGAGCCGGGCACAGCACCTAGCGGTCTCATTACCGGTGGTTGCGAGAGTGGTGTGCTGCAGGTGTACAACGTGGCACAGTTGTTGGCTGGGCAGAACGCACTCGTGGCACAGCAGGAAAAGCACCAGGGTGCGGTCCGGAGTCTCGATTACAACCCGTTCCAGCACAATCTGGTGGCCAGTGGGGCATCCGAGTCGGAAATTTTCATCTGGGATCTCAACAACACGGCCGTCCCGATGAGCCCCGGTGCGAAGGTGACACCGCACGAGGACGTGCAAGGGCTCGCATGGAACCGGCAGGTGCAGCACATTCTTGCCTCGGTATTCCCGTCCCGGTGTGTGATTTGGGATCTACGAAAGAATGAACCGATTATCAAGTTAAGTGATACGCAGTCTCGGATCCGTTGGCGAGTTGCCCAGTGGCATCCGGAGGTGGCAACGCAGCTGTGGCTGGCCAGCGAGGAAGATCAATCGCCGACGGTACAGCTGTGGGATTTGCGGTACGCTACAGCACCAGCTAAAAGCTTCCAGATTCACAACCGAGGCGTGCTGGGATTGACCTGGTGCCCGAaggatcacgatttggtagcATCGTGCGGAAAGGACAATCGGATTATCTGCTGGAACCAAAACACGGAGGATCCGAACGGTGAGGTGCTATCGGAGCTGGCCACAACGAACCAGTGGAACTTTGATGTCTCATGGTGCCCACGGAATCCGGCCCTCATAGCTGGCTCGAGCTTTGACGGGAATGTGACGATCTACTCGATCCACGGTGGTGTGCATCAGCAGGTGCAAACGAGCAACAAGATCGCCGACTCCTTCCCGGGAATGGAAAACATTGGCCACGAACCGTCCCAGTCGGTTCCGGTACAATCGCACGGGGCAGTTAGCAATGATCTGAAGCGTCCTGCGCGCTGGATGCGTAGGCCTTCTGGAGCGTGCTTTGGG TTCGGCGGCAAGTTAGTTACCTTCAACGGGAACAGCCGCACTGTTACGGTGAATCAGGTCATTACCGATCCGGAACTAATGGAACGATCGAACCAACTCGAACGGGTGTTAAATGAGGGCAATTTCGTCGAATACTGTCGCCAGAAAGCCGATCAAACGACCGATCAGCATTCCACCTTCATGTGGTACTTCTTGAAGGCAAACTTTGAAAACGATCCCCACGCCGAAATGCTTAACCTGCTCG GATATCAATCGGAGGATATGGCCAACAAGTTTAAGAAGTACGTCGTCGAGGGACCGAAGAATGATGATACGAATGCGGTCGATGGACTCAGCGATCAGATGGCCGGATTAAGTCGG AATAATTCAACCGAAACGGAAACCAGTACGGACGAAAGTACTGATCTATCG ATCACGGATAACAATGCAGTGTTTGATGCGATCGCCGCCGGTGGCAAACAGTCCGATTCAGAGAAAACTTCCACCGAAAAACAGAATGGTACGGGGGGTGAAATTCCGTACAAAATACGAACCGGTCAGGATAAGGAAGGGTTGATCTGTGAGGCACTGCTCACCGGAAATCTTGAGGCAGCGATCGAGTTGTGCATGCAGACCGGCAAGACGAGCGAAGCTTTGATACTGGCCATGAACA gtGGTTCCGATTTGTTGGCCAAGGTGCAATATCGCTATCTGCACGACAATGAAAACTATCTGTCGAATCTGATCTCTGCGCTAGTGTTGTGCGACTGGACGGGTGTCGTGACGCAGTGTACGATCGATTCGTGGAAGGAAGCGCTAGTGGCGGCCATTACACACTGTAAGCACCAGATGCCATTGCTTTGCGAGCGTTTGGGTGAGCGTCTGCAAAGGGAAGCCGGTAGCAATGTGGAACTGGCTCGGAATGCAATTTTGTGCTACATTTGTGCCGGAAGTACCGAACGCTTGGTGGAGGCGTGGCCACTGTCCAAGGGCACACAGCCGACTGGAGGCGATATGGCAGGAGAGGAAGAActcgataaaaataataacaacaatcgGGACCTTCAGGAATTGGTGGAGGTGTCCATGCTGCTGCAAAAGGCACTGGAGAAACAGGGACGTTCGACACCGGCCGTTGGCAAGTTGGCTGATCTGTTGTCCCAGTATGCGAGCTTACTGGCCGCCCAAGGATCGCTTTCATCTGCGTTAACCTATTTGGGTAACTCAACCGATCCAGAGATGGAGGAGTTGCGCGAGCGTCTTTACTATGCACTGGGACACAAAACGTACGCGCCGGTCGGTACTTCAAGGTCCCAGTACGCATCCCAGCAGCAACCACCATTCAATCCGATGTTCCCCACGATCGGCCAGGCTGCTAAGATGAAGTCATACGGGCAATCCGTGCCATCGGTTCCGGTTCCAACGCTCAACACTGCTTCCACTATGCCCCAACAACCCAGTTGGTCGACCTCTCCCTTCCAACAGCCACCGATGGGAATGGCACCGGTAGCGAATACGGTTGCTCCTCCACCATTAGCCGCAAAACCGCCGGTGGGGCCACCTCCGGTTGCAACCAACAACGATCTTTCGCAACCACCGCGCCCATCGAGTGTTAGTTCCCAATCGGGCGGAAGCACCCTGGGTCGGGCTAAGTACGTTCTGGACCCATCGGTTACATCCGGTTCGAACTATGGACAACAAAGCTCGAACTTCTACAACCCCATGGcctatcagcagcagcagcagccaaacGTACCGGTGGGTGGAGTCATTAACCAGCCGCCCCAGCAGCAACCGAGCTTCTACAATCCGTCGAGTGCAGCGGGACagacaaacaatttcaaaccgTTCACTCCGGCACCGCTTGTGCAATCGTCACCATACATTCCCGGCATTTCTCCGCTGGATGTaacgcagcaacagcagcagtccGGTATGGGGTatccaccaccgccaccacagGCTGCCGCACCACCGATGGCGAATGTTCAACGGAATCCAACGCCACCGCCTGGCTGGAATGATCCACCGGCACTAAAATCCAACAGCAGACCGCAA CCGAAAGTGGAATCGAATGTTATGGCGCCGATTACGTCACCTCTTCCGGCTGGTTTGGCACCGTCGAACGGATACCCGGACCCGAACAGTAACTACATGCAGGGAAACACCGGCCAGCAGTCTTACATGGCGCCACAACCAACGATGTATAATCCGACGATGAGCGGTCCCACATCGAACGCAGCCGGACTTCCACCACAGTCGAACACGATCAATTATCAAAACTTCCAGCAAACGCTACCATCTACGTATCAACAGACCGGTCCGGTACCGGGACAGGGTGGCATGTTCTATCCGGGTCAGCAAGCGGTCGGACAACCGATGGATGGTGCGCAACCGGCCATGCAGCCGGCGGCACCGGAACCACCGAAGCAGAAGCCACCACTACCAGAGCAGTACGTGTTTATGCAGACAGTATTCGAGGAGCTGAAGAAGCAGTGTGTAGCATCGGCGGGAAATCCG caaacgaaacgaaagctgGAAGATGTCTCGAAAAGGCTAGAAATGTTGTACGATTTATTGCGAGAGAATAGG CTCTCGCAAAACACACTTAACTCATTGAATCAGCTGGTGGCCCTGATACAGGCGGGCGATTACGCTAACGGTATTGGGCTCCACACGCAGATGGTATCCGGACCGGACTTTTCCCAGATTGCAAGCTTCATGCCGGGCATTAAGGTGTTACTGCAGTCCGCAATGCAATTGCAGGTGTACCTACGATAA